From Theileria annulata chromosome 1, complete sequence, *** SEQUENCING IN PROGRESS ***, one genomic window encodes:
- a CDS encoding uncharacterized protein (Tap349e08.q2ks7.C.cand.114 - score = 51.84): MVENELVTGKPKQNVLTCTEKDYLNSLISLDLNDSLSFSKAINPSEHETELYVEALLKRLNSLDEDIWYSVETIQNNVCNTLTRLCNLFYDKSENSNHDAELFETVYTRLKRIEDLSLAIKCKYDKTQSLRELKRLKNVIIANQKVLSLIYNWDNYIKSIQSMFLQYTNRRNEHVECSSVTDGVSQSEMYFILNSEGFTISDLDRLKAIISQLKLDYDTCLDNLVNTNVAQTLSFIMDKYYIILQDFTSDIVNYVITTCKIDRNDSFKPTSIDISDDVREKLVKYVEYYSVDGGLNYTCLNRHLKNKLEEIFMNHFKTLGETSLNLFSNTLTLNLALMNKVQSVLNSFFEYFFNFFITFKPSYHFIMSHQQNENVMEMYNKLIVNILLKCILNSNVYNSILRSEEVFECVESILNIYNEIFNKFQNYIDQLNLNQHIESANLIPFDILDNYTFHIYNQQVSNTEQMKYNSLEDCISNFRLLLPSQVRNVDQRPQILLWLSIYCKLNNLKVEYDNYVESCCKFVKEYFSALVPRFDTNPINTKFELSLRDFIVELLETHGLLVESVHQLLLTATMSFQSKIDLNVYSSLRENHDWKLAHHLSQPFRQLVFSNSKFSDSNSDNFSNKFLGLDSSSDMASTKCLDSNNLMNQFEIKTLLYTASQSVSKYISNVVTFLIKNLYEDASGKDNKVNMYVEYIGEYYINLLSKYCEHNETFKILQKSFEMFIDEEFENLTKLKNQKDNIQYLIKIAKLLNINTSDSLSMLL; this comes from the exons ATGGTTGAAAATGAGTTAGTTACTGGTAAACCTAAACAAAACGTACTAACTTGTACTGAGAaggattatttaaattccTTAATATCGCttgatttaaatgattCCTTATCATTTTCTAAAGCTATAAACCCCTCGGAAC ATGAGACTGAATTGTACGTGGAAGCTCTTCTAAAGAGGCTGAATAGCTTGGATGAGGACATTTGGTATTCCGTAGAG acTATTCAAAACAATGTTTGTAACACGTTAACGCGTTTGTGTAATTTGTTTTACGATAAATCTGAAAATTCGAATCACGATGCCGAATTATTTGAAACCGTTTACACGCGACTGAAAAGAATTGAAGATTTATCACTCGCAATTAAGTGTAAATACGATAAAACTCAGTCGTTAAGGGAGTTGAAACGTTTAAAGAATGTGATAATTGCTAATCAAAAGGTGCTCTCACTCATTTATAACTGGgataattatatcaaatcAATCCAATCTATGTTTTTGCAATATACCAATAGACGAAATGAACATGTTGAGTGTAGTAGTGTAACAGATGGTGTAAGTCAGAGTGAAATGTACTTTATCTTGAATTCTGAAGGGTTTACAATAAGTGATTTGGATAGATTAAAAGCAATAATATCGCAACTGAAACTGGATTACGACACATGTTTGGATAACCTTGTGAATACCAATGTGGCCCAAACTCTATCCTTTATCATGGATAAATATTACATCATACTTCAGGATTTTACTTCCGATATTGTTAACTATGTTATAACAACCTGTAAAATCGACAGAAATGACTCATTTAAACCAACGTCTATCGATATAAGTGATGATGTTAGAGAGAAATTGGTTAAGTATGTAGAATATTATAGTGTGGATGGAGGACTGAATTACACTTGCCTAAATCGCCATTTGAAGAATAAATTGGAAGAGATTTTCATGAACCATTTTAAAACGCTTGGAGAAACCTCCTTAAACCTTTTCTCAAATACTTTAACACTTAACCTGGCCCTCATGAACAAGGTTCAATCAGTTTTGAACTCGTTTTTCGAATActttttcaatttctttataaCATTTAAGCCGTCTTACCATTTCATAATGTCACATCAACAAAATG AAAATGTTATGGAGATGTATAATAAGCTGATAGTGAATATATTGTTAAAGTGTATATTGAATAGTAATGTGTACAACTCAATTCTGAGGAGTGAAGAGGTTTTCGAATGCGTTGAAAGCATTTTGAACAtttataatgaaatattcaACAAGTTCCAAAATTATATCGATCAACTCAATTTAAACCAGCatatt gAAAGTGCAAATTTGATCCCATTTGACATTTTGGACAATTACACGTTTCATATATATAATCAACAGGTTTCCAATACAGAACAAATG aaatataATAGTTTGGAGGATTGTATTTCGAATTTTAGGCTACTGCTTCCAAGTCAAGTGAGAAACGTTGATCAAAGGCCTCAAATACTTCTGTGGTTATCTATTTActgtaaattaaataactTGAAAGTTGAGTACGATAATTATGTCGAGAGTTGCTGTAAGTTCGTTAAAGAATATTTCAGTGCACTGGTTCCGAGGTTCGACACGAATCCCATAAACACAAAGTTTGAGCTTAGTTTACGGGATTTTATAGTTGAGCTTTTGGAAACTCATGGGCTACTGGTCGAGAGTGTCCATCAGCTTTTACTGACTGCAACCATGTCTTTCCAGAGCAAAATTGACTTGAATGTCTACAGCAGTTTGCGGGAAAACCATGACTGGAAGCTAGCACATCATCTTTCACAACCATTTAGACAACTCGTTTTCTCCAATTCTAAATTCTCTGATTCTAATTCAGATAATTTTTccaataaatttttaggCTTAGATTCTAGTTCAGATATGGCTTCCACTAAATGCTTagattctaataatttgatgaaccagtttgaaattaaaacacTTTTGTACACAGCATCGCAGTCGGTTTCAAAGTACATTTCAAATGTCGTGACGTTTTTGATAAAGAACCTGTATGAAGATGCTTCAGGGAAGGATAACAAGGTTAACATGTACGTCGAGTACATTGGAGAATATTACATTAACTTGTTATCCAAGTACTGCGAGCACAACGAGACGTTTAAAATTCTCCAAAAGTCCTTTGAAATGTTCATCGACGAGGAGTTTGAAAACCTGACAAAACTCAAGAACCAAAAGGACAACATTCAATACCTCATCAAAATCGCAAAGCTCCTAAACATCAACACCAGCGACTCACTGTCCATGCTTCTGTAA
- a CDS encoding 26S proteasome regulatory subunit, putative (Tap349e08.q2ks7.cand.9 - score = 81.24) — protein sequence MSKNKENLSEVDAAYKEELDSLVLDLLNRDLCSPESESILLKLVDHATNDFGNISTIPKSLQFLISHKVALDEYYKRYTLKNGQDNFPLVLLLEIISFLDAINLNDSANNGNSSEDHGSSKVPEAPSFKLLLYKLEANLIAQRLNNLVSSDCHPETAQNALKNGVNNVNSELGGDTTQYKHSKTPVLSDVAKKMLSERKVSDWGNEYLISLSSQIVSYYSTLSTRQFLSNNAINVSNLNNNTVNFPDSVNLVNNADGVKKTVVGEVNTGLVIFESLKLIEEMTSYWLANGFEFDAIDLLLEVDRIESLEDKCSDDYDLVTRVSSYLAAVSAYGATLTETCRILTVTYNILLRNGRYLEATRVALKLNQYDKVIEVLNKCKDINTLKQIALFLGSNHLFIPSLTDASSNTGMNLDIDIDYTVVYLNSGENRSSLFLSLCKELDILDPKHPNDVFKGYPSKSNLNLTQSISGVSIDSARDNLSYTFVNSFINCASSKDKLITTSTQSDKDSSATNEQESSKDKSGEPDFWLFKHQGYGLLCASASLGLIHLWNLDEGLSEIDKYQYSTDQYIRSGSYFAFGLVSCGVASELDPVQGLLVDKLDSTNFLERLGAILGLTFAYSGTNRNDMLELLTPHVVDLSSIECSLFSSLALSVIFVGTGNQESSEAILQVLIEYISSHTDSTPNLKYVRMYLCSLGLLQMCRGELCEPVLDALSVLGKYEKVAVTLVESFAYATSGDVLKVQTLLKNCSATSTTSTNASNTTAANTDSDTNTNTAGNIDGTGNIRDTETNATGTTNVNSTKDTNAGDNNTNSGTNTNGNTDNTNAETSNSGGEGNAAKEDNSVDNELYGVSILCISLLSMGESIGSSMLVRLLEHPLQCGTVHERRAVPLAIALVNVSNPAPAIVSALSKLSHDTDKDVSLCAILGLGLVGAGTNNSRISQLLQNIAKHSYRDSTLMYVLRISVGLLFMGKGTLTLTPLHSDSFILNKTSLAGLIITLFCALDLRSLVCEEFPFLPFFLALAVRPKWLITLNQDLEVVHIPVRVGTAVDTIGTAGKQRKISGFQTHKSPVLIGVGERAELATEEFETFTPFLEDIVLTTQVSHDH from the exons ATgagtaaaaataaagaaaatcTGAGTGAAGTTGATGCAGCATATAAGGAGGAGCTGGATTCCTTGGTGTTGGATCTGCTTAATAGAGATTTATGCAGCCCCGAGTCCGAATCTATCTTACTTAAGCTCGTTGATCACGCAACAAACGACTTTGGGAATATTTCGACAATCCCGAAATCACTCCAGTTCTTAATTTCACACAAAGTTGCACTAGatgaatattataaacGCTACACACTAAAAAACGGACAAGATAACTTTCCACTCGTGCTTCTActtgaaattattagtttCCTGGACGCGATCAATCTGAATGATTCAGCAAATAACGGTAATTCTAGTGAAGATCATGGGTCCAGTAAGGTCCCCGAAGCTCCCTCGTTTAAGTTACTTTTATATAAACTTGAGGCTAATTTAATAGCTCAACGTCTAAACAATCTTGTTTCATCAGACTGTCACCCAGAAACAGCTCAAAATGCGTTAAAAAATGgtgtaaataatgttaattctGAGTTAGGAGGCGACACGACTCAGTATAAACATAGTAAAACACCAGTCCTAAGCGATGTAGCAAAGAAGATGTTAAGTGAAAGAAAGGTTAGTGACTGGGGAAATGAATACTTAATATCACTTTCATCTCAAATAGTCTCATATTACTCAACACTCTCAACCAGACAATTCCTCTCAAATAACGCAATCAACGTGAGTAATCTTAATAATAACACTGTCAATTTCCCCGACAGTgttaatttagtaaataaCGCAGATGGTGTCAAGAAGACAGTGGTTGGAGAGGTAAATACAGGTTTAGTAATATTCGAGAGCTTGAAGTTGATTGAGGAGATGACGTCGTACTGGTTAGCGAACGGGTTTGAGTTTGACGCCATTGATTTGTTGCTGGAGGTTGACAGGATCGAATCGTTGGAGGACAAGTGCTCAGATGACTACGATCTGGTGACTAGAGTCTCAAGTTATTTGGCCGCAGTTTCAGCATATGGCGCCACTTTAACTGAAACCTGTAGAATTTTAACTGTTACTTATAACATACTGCTGAGAAATGGCCGATATTTAGAGGCCACAAGAGTTGCACTTAAACTTAACCAATATGACAAGGTTATAGAAGTGCTAAACAAGTGCAAAGATATTAATACACTGAAGCAAATTGCGCTATTTCTAGGCTCaaatcatttatttataccaaGTCTAACAGATGCCTCATCAAACACTGGGATGAACCTGGATATTGATATTGATTACACGGTGGTATACCTAAATAGTGGAGAGAATAGGAGTAGTTTATTCCTGTCACTCTGTAAGGAGCTGGACATTCTGGACCCTAAACACCCAAATGACGTATTCAAAGGGTATCCTTCAAAGAGTAACTTGAACTTAACGCAGTCAATTTCTGGAGTCTCGATCGATTCAGCACGCGACAACCTTTCCTACACTTTTGTTAATTCTTTCATAAATTGTGCTAGTTCAAAAGACAAGCTTATTACGACCAGTACTCAATCAg ATAAGGATAGTTCAGCCACTAATGAGCAGGAAAGTTCCAAGGATAAGAGTGGAGAACCTGATTTCTGGCTATTTAAACATCAAGGATACGGATTATTATGCGCCTCAGCGAGTTTGGGGTTAATTCATCTGTGGAATTTGGATGAGGGTTTGTCGGAGATTGACAAGTACCAGTACAGCACAGACCAGTACATAAGGTCAGGCTCGTACTTTGCATTTGGACTTGTTAGCTGCGGAGTGGCGTCGGAACTTGACCCAGTCCAGGGCCTTCTGGTGGATAAGTTGGACTCGACTAATTTTCTAGAACGTTTAGGAGCAATTCTAGGCCTGACGTTCGCTTACTCAGGCACTAACCGCAACGACATGCTTGAGCTTCTGACGCCACACGTCGTGGACCTGAGCTCAATTGAGTGTTCACTTTTCAGCAGTTTGGCGCTTTCAGTAATTTTCGTAGGGACAGGGAACCAAGAATCCTCAGAGGCCATTTTGCAGGTGCTAATTGAGTACATATCATCACACACAGACTCAACTCCTAACCTAAAATATGTAAGAATGTATTTGTGCTCATTAGGGTTGTTACAAATGTGCAGAGGAGAACTTTGCGAGCCCGTTTTGGATGCCTTGAGTGTTTTGGGAAAGTATGAAAAGGTCGCAGTAACGCTAGTCGAATCATTCGCCTACGCCACTTCCGGTGACGTTCTTAAAGTACAAActttattgaaaaattgtTCAGCAACTTCTACTACTAGTACGAATGCCAGTAATACCACTGCTGCTAATACAGACAGtgatactaatactaacACTGCCGGTAATATAGATGGTACCGGAAATATCAGGGATACCGAAACTAATGCCACTGGTACCACTAATGttaatagtactaaggatactaatgCTGGTGACAATAACACGAACAGTGGCACAAATACTAATGGTAATACGGATAACACAAATGCTGAAACAAGTAATAGTGGTGGCGAAGGTAATGCGGCGAAGGAGGATAATAGTGTCGATAATGAGTTGTATGGAGTGAGCATATTGTGTATATCATTATTGAGCATGGGAGAGAGTATAGGCTCGAGTATGCTGGTGAGGTTATTGGAACACCCATTACAGTGCGGAACAGTACATGAAAGAAGAGCCGTTCCACTTGCAATTGCGTTAGTGAATGTTTCAAACCCTGCACCAGCAATCGTCTCAGCACTCTCAAAACTGTCACACGATACCGATAAGGACGTCTCACTGTGCGCCATTTTGGGGCTTGGACTAGTAGGAGCAGGAACCAATAATTCAAGGATCTCACAACTGCTCCAAAACATCGCAAAACATAGCTACAGAGATTCCACGCTGATGTACGTCCTAAGAATCAGCGTGGGACTCTTGTTCATGGGGAAGGGAACACTCACACTCACTCCACTCCACTCAGACTCCTTTATACTGAATAAAACATCACTGGCAGGTCTAATAATCACTCTTTTTTGTGCTTTGGATCTACGCTCACTGGTGTGTGAGGAGTTCCCATTTCTGCCCTTCTTCCTCGCGCTTGCAGTCAGACCCAAGTGGCTGATCACGCTTAACCAGGACCTGGAGGTCGTTCACATCCCAGTCAGGGTCGGCACTGCAGTTGACACCATTGGCACAGCTGGAAAGCAGCGTAAAATCTCTGGCTTCCAAACTCACAAGTCCCCAGTCCTCATTGGAGTTGGCGAACGTGCAGAACTGGCCACTGAGGAATTTGAAACCTTCACACCATTTCTGGAAGACATTGTTCTCACAACCCAAGTTTCTCATGAtcactaa